The Pelmatolapia mariae isolate MD_Pm_ZW linkage group LG10_11, Pm_UMD_F_2, whole genome shotgun sequence genome includes a region encoding these proteins:
- the irf1b gene encoding interferon regulatory factor 1b yields the protein MPVSRMRMRPWLEKMIDSNTIWGLAWIDKEKTMFSIPWKHAARHGWEVDKDACLFKEWAKHTGKYSEGQTCDPKTWKANFRCAMNSLPDIEEVKDKSINKGHQAMRVFRMLPASQKSKDKRTKSRESKGRKKSSVVKMEEREDSYSDTQSPIPALVPESTQENRVDSTVQTDQPDYFFPTEVPEWSSTVEIGPDSFINRFQVSPEHSSDYDCSEDIIEICRKLEKETSHWMTTSSLDDRGFLCNEPCTSPGSQWSESSSVDDVDDTRPQYTTLADIPNSTDEFWNSFCQQMPLLL from the exons ATGCCAGTATCAAGGATGAGAATGAGGCCATGGCTGGAGAAGATGATCGACTCCAATACAATTTGGGGCCTGGCTTGGATTGACAAG GAGAAAACAATGTTTTCCATCCCCTGGAAGCATGCAGCTCGACATGGCTGGGAGGTGGACAAAGACGCATGTCTGTTCAAAGAGTGGGCCaaacacacag GGAAATATTCAGAGGGCCAAACTTGTGACCCCAAGACATGGAAAGCCAACTTCCGCTGTGCAATGAACTCACTGCCTGACATTGAGGAGGTGAAAGACAAAAGCATTAACAAAGGCCACCAAGCTATGCGCGTCTTCAGGATGCTGCCTGCTAGTCAAAAATCTAAAG ATAAACGGACTAAATCAAGGGAGTCAAAGGGAAGGAAGAAG AGTTCAGTAGTTAAGATGGAAGAGAGGGAAGACAGCTACAGTGACACTCAGTCTCCCATCCCTGCACTGGTGCCAGAAAGCACACAAGAAAACAGAGTTGACAGCACAGTGCAGACAGACCAGCCAG aTTACTTCTTTCCAACTGAGGTTCCTGAATGGTCTTCAACAGTTGAGATTGGCCCTGACTCCTTCATCAACAGATTTCAGGTTTCACCTGAGCACAGCTCCG ACTATGACTGTTCAGAAGACATTATTGAG ATTTGCAGAAAACTGGAGAAAGAAACTTCACACTGGATGACAACAAGCAGTTTAGACGACAGGGGGTTCCTGTGCAATGAACCATGCACCAGTCCAGGGAGCCAGTGGAGTGAGTCTTCATCAG TCGACGATGTAGACGACACACGGCCACAGTACACAACTCTTGCAGACATCCCAAATTCCACAGATGAGTTCTGGAACAGCTTTTGCCAACAGATGCcacttttgctttaa